The Pichia kudriavzevii chromosome 3, complete sequence nucleotide sequence TTGCTAATAGAGTGATATGTTCATGAGAACTCCAACGACAACACAACCACCTATTTGCACAACAAACACCATTGTCGCACGCTGCGCGCCCTAGAAGTAGAAAGAAAGGGAAATGACATTAAGAGAATCATACCCCGTGCCCGTAACGCCGAAAAAATCACACCCCGTCCCCCACACCTTAAAACCTCAACCGCTTAACACCGCCACACCCTTTCTCTTTATAAACGCCGTTTGCATTACTCATTCTTCTTATAAACCGCACCCCCCAAAACGCGGAATAGCTTCAACCCCCCAATCAGATATGAGTTTCCCGGGAAACCCGCTTTTCCCGACAGCCCCACAAGGGGTTGGTCTATAAAAGAGGACGTTTTCCCCGTCATCGAGATTGAAGATTCTTACAGGCCCATTTATTCAAATTGGAGTTGATTCTTCTTGTCTTTactttctttctctctttttcttcctttttttatattatcTTTTGTCAAGCCTGGTTCCCTAAGTTGAactctcttttcttgtGATCCTCCTATATAGATACGCCTTGCCAAATATGTTTGCATCAACCTTCAGAAGTCAAGCTGTAAGAGCTGCAAGATTTACTAGATTCCAATCCACTTTTGCCATTCCAGAGAAGCAAATGGGTGTTATCTTTGAAACTCATGGTGGTCCTTTACAATACAAGGAAATTCCAGTTCCAAAACCAAAGCCAACTGAAATTTTAATCAATGTTAAATACTCTGGTGTCTGCCATACCGATTTACACGCATGGAAAGGTGACTGGCCATTACCAGCAAAGTTACCCCTAGTTGGTGGTCACGAAGGTGCGGGCATTGTTGTTGCGAAAGGTTCTGCAGTTACCAACTTTGAGATTGGCGATTATGCTGGTATTAAGTGGTTAAACGGTTCATGTATGTCATGTGAATTCTGTGAACAAGGTGATGAATCTAACTGTGAACATGCCGATTTGAGTGGTTATACTCATGATGGTTCTTTCCAACAATATGCCACTGCTGACGCTATTCAAGCTGCAAAGATCCCAAAGGGTACCGACTTATCTGAAGTTGCCCCAATTTTATGTGCTGGTGTTACTGTCTATAAAGCTTTGAAAACTGCTGATTTAAGAGCAGGTCAATGGGTTGCGATTTCTGGTGCCGCTGGTGGTCTAGGTTCTCTTGCTGTCCAATATGCAAAGGCAATGGGTCTAAGAGTTTTAGGTATCGATGGTGGTGAAGGTAAAAAGGAACTTTTTGAACAATGTGGTGGTGATGTGTTTATCGATTTTACCAGATACCCAAGAGATGCACCTGAAAAGATGGTTGCTGATATTAAGGCTGCAACTAACGGTTTGGGTCCACACGGTGTTATCAATGTCTCTGTCTCCCCAGCTGCTATCTCTCAATCATGTGACTATGTTAGAGCAACTGGTAAGGTTGTCCTTGTCGGTATGCCATCTGGTGCTGTCTGTAAGTCTGATGTCTTCACTCATGTTGTTAAATCTTTACAAATTAAAGGTTCTTATGTTGGTAACAGAGCAGATACCAGAGAAGCTTTGGAATTCTTTAATGAAGGTAAGGTCAGATCTCCAATCAAGGTTGTCCCATTATCTACTTTACCTGAAATTTACGAATTGATGGAGCAAGGTAAGATTTTAGGTAGATACGTTGTTGATACTTCTaaataatgaagatgaagaaaacagCAAACTTTTTATGACTACCCCCAACCATCTAACGATTTATGATCTATATATAGCTTTCTAGAACATCCATTTATTTATTCACTTACTCATGTATTTATATTATACAATACAGAATAACTAATTACAATGtgtacatttttttttcattaccATAATGTATGCGTTGAGCCTCTTGCACCTTCTTTATTAGGAAAtcagttgaaaaatttccGGATTGTCTTTATTATTGgcccatttttttttggtcacacctttatttttgtaCACTTCTCGGGCAAAGCAAAAACTATAGTACCGGATAGGCCTTTAAGAAACTCCAGTGTTTATGATTTTAGTTGGTGTGCCATCTACACGTTCTCTTAGTTTCTTTATCATGTCACAGAAAGCAAGCATGCAAACCCttacaaaaaataacaacatACAAATGCCTAAACAACTGGACTATAATGATGGTGAGTCAGTTACGAAAAAAGCAAGTGGGTTAATACGATTTCGTAAGGGACAGTCTGAGGAAGACtacaattttcaaaaggagCAGTTCTGGTCCACGGGTCCTTTAGTACAGAATCACACATTTGTGActgaatttgttgaaaagtttattgaaaacacaATTAGTGAAGATTATTCAATCACAGATCGATCGAAAATAGAACGTGAAACAATCATACACGGATTGGAGAAGCTGTATTTTCAAAGGGAATATGAGCGATGTCTAAAAGATGTTCAACTATTGAAGGACAATATCGATAAGTTCAATCCTAATTTGGATCTTaatgcaaagaagaataagaatttgaaaagaatttATAATGAGCTGAATTATATTTCTTCGATGTGCATCAAAAAGATCCATGAAAGTAACGAAAAGAAACTGGGGGAAATCTAATAatttacaatttcaatatacACCTCTATATCCTTTAATGTAATGGCTTTATAAATAAACACGAACTTCTACAGCACCGacgtttctttttcttaccagctcttcttcttcttcttcttcttcttcttcttcttcttcttcttcttcttctttctcaccatcattgccattttccttttttcttatttgcTCTTGATCCtctgttttttcaatttggacAAACTCATCTAATACACCAACACTTTTAGTAAATATGTCTACTTGaaagttttcttcaaacttaaAATGTAATCCAATATTAATTACCTTGTTTATCGATTTACCCATTCCTTTAACAGTGATGTAATTAGTTTTCTTACTAATATTCCCCCTTCGTACTAAGGTACCCTTTTTATTAGGTATATCATCaaacttcaaaatcattttctCGATTCTTTTGATTGCTGATATAAATGGTGTATTTGTCTTAATATATAATGTTGTGTCCAATTCTGTGTGCACATAAGGACGTAATGGTGCATGCTTAATgatttgtgtttttttagATTCTCTCCTGGCCATGTTTTTAACTCTTGTTGTACTTTAAGTATTAgctttgttgaaattgtgTCTCTTCTGTACCAACTGTGGGAAAAATATTTGAGAATTGAGGTTACCTATTGCCATGTctaaaaaattgaaaatgtttgCGTGAGAACAATTATTTTGGTGGTCTTAAGCTATATGTAAGGTATAGCCACTTCTTTTGGGCAACAAGATTACACGGCCTCGCCGGCACAGGTTTAACGGCCATCCACTTTCATGGTTGCTTAAATTGAGTAGACAGTCCCCACCACGTTTTCCTATTAATGTGCGTAACCCTAGCATATATTGTTAGATTTGAGAATATTATGATCAAGCTAGCCACTTCCCAAACATCTCGTGAATTGGCCTTTCCAGTATTGCAATTCTGTATGaagttttcttcattaaaCATGCTGACGCCAAATTGTTTTTGAGTTCAAATGCTCAACATGATATTTTGGCCACATTGTAACCTTACTTGTTCCCGATGACTCAAAATTGTAATGCCTTTCGGCTCTATATGAACTGAGGGTATTGGCTTTCTTGGTCCAAAAAGCATCTCCCTCAACCAAACCAATTCCTTACTCCTCAAACACCAAACATGCTGATTTAAAAATactccaatttcttttcaagCAAAATATTAAGTGACCTGATGTTTTTAAGCCTTgcttttttccttttttgaAACCATACACAATTTCGGAAGTCGGTAAATAAAACAAACCTTTTTTAAAAAGACTCGATGCAGGCTTTGGAAGATATTTCCCAAAGTTTTTACAATGATAATTTGTCAAGCAATATCCACTTAACTCATCATGTTCTTGTTCATACATGGTACTTACCCAATGTCTTTTCGGGGACAGCCAAACTACTTCGCCACtcagaaaagaaaggttATTCACCGATTTTAATTGTATATAATCTTCATGAAAAAGCTACTTATACACGTTTAAAAAACAGATAAATTGGAGTCAAGTAATATAAGTGTGTACTTGTCACGGTTATATTACCGGAACTTTGAGGGATTGGATAACACCGATTTCGTTGCAAGTTATTGCAACCTGTAAAACAATATTGACATGGCTGGTTTtactgaaaaatacaatgtttcaaaagacATAGACCTGACTTGTGAACgtaaagaagaagctcAACCAAACAACTTCTGTTTATTGGGCTGAATACGCCTAGAATCTAGCACGAGACGACAGACTATTTTAGTGATAGTCTATTAGGCGTACGAAAGAATTTTCTAAACTTTCTataaagaaacagaaaatacaaaaccCAACTGTATAATATGTATTGATAGATTAGTCAACATGAAGATTGTAGTTATAATATTGACTAAATGTGACAATCACGGAGCAACACTGTGATGAATATCACAAAAATTATTGAGGTATGAATGGGGGAGGGGAGCGCATCAACTTTATACGCTGAATAACCTCAGATACTTTGAAATGTATACATCAAGCTTTTTTGGTAAATGAACCTAAATCTATTTTAATTCTGACAACATAGAGCCTCAAAAACTAACTTGTTCTACAGCTTATATTTTGAGAGAAAAGTTTTACCAAGTTGACAAAAGCATACAATTGACATGGTTTTTTGCAAAAGCCATTTAAACACCATACCTCTGTTCTCTATCGTCCAGTCTCTcactttatttttattcttgTTCGGTGTGAATATGAGAGTGAATGTTTACCTTgtctcatttttttcatcatgCATTTGAGGGTGCGAgccattgaagaattcgGGTGGGTAATCTACGCTTTCTTGCGAAGACGGTAGTTCTTGAGTTCTGCAATTTTGGGTTCTTGCTTGAAACATAGTAAAACTTTAGCGGTAGAAAAATGTCTACCACAAAGTACAGCGGTGATGAAAAACTGATAGAATATGCTTTGAGCTCCCAAGATTACATTGACCAGTTCATTCCAATCATAAAATCTGAATTACAAACAAAGAACTCTTTAAATGAGCTGATTGAGAAACTGGAGACGattcaagttcaaaagGAACATCAGCTTCAAGATGTATCATATGAGTCAATTGATGACATTTCTGATTCGGTCAATGCGATTACTGATGTAGTTAGCGCAACTGATGCGATTGCATCCACtatccaaaatatcaataaagaACTACATAAATCAGGTAACGAGCTTTTGAATGTCAAGCAAAAAGTAGTTAATTATGAACAGACAAAGGGGAGAATAGTGGAAACCAACGAAAAAATCAACTCGTGCCTTGAAATCTTAAACCTCACAAAcaaaattcttgatttaatcaaaaatgaagatttttATAGAGCTTTGATATTACTCAAATCTCTGTCaaacatcaaagaaatggagACTTTCCCATTTATTAATAGATTTTTAAACTCTATTCCCTCTTTCAAATTAATCATTGTGGAGGAGACattcaatcaattgaaCAGATGGTTGAATCTAAgtatagaaaaaaatttaacTGATTTTGGTGAGCTATTGTTTGAGCATTTCCAAGTTATCAATGATAGCTGGTTTGAAAAACAGTCTGCCGATTCTAAATTGCTTAGTTTTAAGGTAAATACTCCGGTTGAAATTTCATTCAGGCCAATTGAGTTTAAAACCTTTAATCCGTTGgacaaattgaaaattaaCTTACAGCCCCTCTATCACTCAATATTAGTCTTTCACGAGCTAAATCAGCTTCAAGACCTGAAGGAGTACATTTCTAATGATATAGTCAGAAGAATAGATCATCTGTTTATTCCAATCAAGGATTCCATAACGAGGCAGAATGTATTCCCCGGTAATGAATCCTTGAGGatcaatttattttcaatttgctCATTCTCAATCACAGATAGAATAATGAACGAAAAAACCAATTTTAAAATAAGATCTTTGGATGATATACAAAGCACGTTTAATAACATccaaaagaaatttttACCATTATTAGCCAATCATATTGAATTCTATGATTTTGACTTGAACGACCTAATTGAGAtaaatgatatttttggaaTATATTACCAACTATTGACTTATTATAACTTTAATGCAGAACCAATATATCGATTAATGTTAAAAGtcttcaagaaattttGTGATAAGTCtattgaagatgtcaaCAAGAAATATACTCAATTGTCATTGAATGATAACTCACAACCACTGATAATTCAATCACAAGATGAGTTGAATCGAATCACTGACAATGTTTTTTATATCTCTGCGGTTGCAAAGGAGAATTTCCCTATAACAGTTCCTTTTTCGGAGATCTATGTCAGCACAAGCCAATTATTAAAGAATCTGATCAGAGATTTATACGAATTTGTTGCAAGGTATTACACCGAAGATAATAATGTGATTATAAATAGAATTTCTAGGTCTATTGATAAAGTGTTGATAAATATAGTATTGAAGGATTTGGATGACAAAATTAAGTCCACGTACAAGGAAGTGGTTTCTCAGAATTTAGtcaatttggatttttatTCAAGCTCAATATacgaaattgaaaactacCTAAATTTCTCCGAAGATAAGTTGGTAATGAGAACAAGGAAGTTCTCGAGCGTAGTTAAGTTGGATGCAATAAATGAGTTTAAAAAAGCCAGGAGATTGGCAATCGAGAGTATGTTTAACATGATTGATAGTAAGGTTCACTCATTGTTTGACATGGTTGATTTTAATTGGGAGTCTGAAGAAGTTGAGCAATCTCCAAACACAGGAATTATTGATTTAATTGGGTTCTTACaagattctttcaaattaaATTTTTCCCATTTACCGGAGTCTATCAAATCTCTATTGCTACTCAAAATTCTGGACAAGATTGCAAAGTTTATGGaagattcaatttttgaagTGAAAAAACTAAACGAAATCTCTATAAAAAATTTTTCCCAGGATATTGAATACATAGAAGCATCGATTAGCAACTTTTACGATTCAAAAAGTAATATCGATGAAACTTTGATGGAACCACTGAAGAACTTATTTACCAAGTTGCAACAAATTATAGAATTGCTAATGGATGGTACATTCGACAATTATAAAAACGATGATATAAGAATgagaaatttcaacaagatAGCACAAGAAGAAGCTGTTAGTTTGATCAATAAATTATCCAAACctgttgaacttgaaaatgaaacaCCTGAACCTTCGGATGATTCTCAGGATGATGTAAGGTCTATTTTCGGATTGAAAAGGTCCGCTACAACTTTTACTTTCAGAAAATGATTCTTTTTCCTACCATCTATATGTTGCTTCTTTCTATAACGCTTTATACGAATGACTCCTTACTCGATAACTTCTTTTCGAATGCCAACCAATCACTCGTTTTTGTAGGTATCAACCCCATTGAGTTTAGCTTCCAAATTCCAACCGCCAAATTCCCGCAGCAAGAGAGAATATATACAAGTTTCATAAGATTAACATCGTAGCTATCTACATCGCCCTCCATACTTTTATCAAGCTGTTCAAATTTTTCGTTAACCTGGAATAATTCTTTGAACGTATTAATGAAAAGCATGCACAACATTGTTATTGGTATGACTTGAATTTCATTAGGGGACATATATGACATACCAATATTCATAATTATAGATTTTGCAGGTGATGTTGATAGTTCCCacagtttcttttttttcatatctttcaaatcaaaGTTCAGTATCTTTCCTTTATTTCTCACCCTGCCACAGTTGGAGGAAATTCGTCCTTCATCTATATCTTGGTACGCATTATCAGTATAACCTTGTGGAGGGGTAATTTTCACGAGCTTGCTTTGTTTATAAGCATTCACATACAGTCTTTCATTCTTGTGGATATCCAACCAACTCATGACCACCAACAGATTAAATGTGAGATACTTTGCGGGCGTGTTAAAAGGTGACAGCTAATCAATTCCATCGCATTTAAGGTGAATGCATTCATATAGTCAAGATTTAGCGACCGAATGCTaaaattcatcattctGTGTTCATGCACCGGTTTTAACATGCCCATTTACTCACCTTTAAGGTGTATAACGAAGATCTATAGCAATATAGTAAACATACGCCGAAATGAATCGTATCCTGATAATTGGTCCGCCTAAAGTGGATATGGTCGAATTTGTAAAAAGGGTTTTTGACCAAACACTGCCTAGTCTTCCGTCTGTTCCCAAAGGAGAACAGAATGGTGTCATTTGTGAAGGGCTGACAATTGACAACAAATATTGTTGCATTGAGATCGACGTATTCATCGATCAAACTGAAGACACAACACTCGAGTCATATGATGAGTGCGTCAAAGAACTGATGTCACCAGAAATTCAGGAACTACGAGAAAATGTACCgtttattatatttatataccTTGATAGTGAAGTATTGGAAGCACACAATCAAGCACTTTCGGAACTCGAGGAGCAAATAAAACATGATTATGTTCATGCTAATCAAGATGCTGGGTTTGAGAAAATACTGGTACACCGGTTGTTATATTCTGAAAGAAATCTAGAGAAGCAAACCGATGAACtgagagaagaaattgtACTCTTTCCTTGGCCAGCCATCACAAAGAAGACACATGCTCCTCTAGGGGAGGCCAATAAGACAATAGACAAGGATAGTCTTGACGAAATGAGATTGGACAGCTTAGAGAGGGATATGAACATGCTCCGCACAGCCCGTGCTAATCATTTATATAGTGGTGAGAAAAATCTTTCCGCTGAAGAGAAGGGCCTTGTTCAGAAGATACTAGACACTCATCTAGGAACTTAACAACTTGAACAACTAGGATGCAGAGACTACAGAAAATATCAAGGGCAGCTTTTTCTGTCAATAGGAGCTTGGTGAACACTTTCAAGTATGCAAAGCAGGATCAATTGTATGTTCACCAGCTGAACAATGAGATAACAAAAGTTTCCTTCAGTGAAGATCCAGACAAGCTAGCGATTGGTGCACTCAAGGGTTTAATCAATGAGAAGGATTTGCTTATTTCACCTGATAACTTCATCgaaaacaaagatttcTTGAATGTATTGCATAAAACATATTCTGATCATGCCCACAAAGATCAAGCATACATTTACGATGCCTTAAACTATGCAAATAATCATATGGCATTATCGGACTATAAGAAGATACTGAAGTACATGGACGAAAGACCTGAAACTCAAAACACTGTGGGGTATGTCCTTGTCGATAACAAGGGTGCCATAGTTCCAGATAGCTATGAACAAAATGATACTTACACTCTGTGTAATATTGATGGCATTATCAAATTGAGTGACTTCATGGCCGAAAAACTACAAGAAAATTTATAGTTTTCCTACAATGACAATCCTTTTCCCCTTTATTATTTCATCATgacattttatttttttaaaacaTTATATAATCTTCTAATAGGTTGATTAACAAAGGCCACTTTTCACCATTAGAATCGTCTTTCATGGACTCCAGATTCTGGTCAGTGCTTAGTATCACGGTATCTAAAGGTGAAACTAATGGTAAACGATTTTGCTCATTAATAGCCATAATTAATGCTCGATTGATCTTAGTTTTGTTCCCATAATACAATTCCTTGAACAATGGTGAATTGATTGGAtctttaaaagaaaacaaaacagtTATTCTGTTAACATAAAATTTAAACTCCTCCTCCTTGAATAACATTTGTAACTGCGATGCCAATCTGAtgcatttttcaatctcataTTTACCTGTAGTAAAGAAGTAAATCAACTCAACCACTTTTATACGAAAGTCAATCTTTCTATAAGTAGTTAAAAACCCAGGATACTCTATTTCCAAGCGTTTCCTCAGCCCATAAAAgtcattgtttttgatcATCTGCTTCAAGTCTCTTTTAAGGCTACAAAGTTGTAACAGGGTCTTGGTTTCAAGTCTGGTGTTGCTTGATTCTTGAATTGGGGGGATATATATCTTTCTTTGCAAATCTTTTAGATCCGCCTCTAAAGCCTGAACAATGGATTCATGACCTCCATACTTCAAATATCCTAAAACTAGCGCATCGATGTAGGTTGTAAGATCATTATCAGAATCAATACTATCACTAATAAGTGTGTTATCAGGCAGTTTAAATGGCTTggtattcttttttttgagaGAATCCATAAAATGcagtttattttgtttaaCATAATTTGAgatatcaaatttgaattcagGATCATCTTTTCTAATCCCTAAGTTCACACGGGCACCAGAGTAAGATCCTAAACTTATTGAGGGAACTAAACctttaacattttttttaccttcGAAGCTTTTTGCCAAAAACATTTCAATCGATCCTAACTCGCAAATCATATAACCATTCTTGGTAATAAAGAATGAATCGTTGTATAAGTTATATCCCATACCAACGACATCGTTACAGCCAAAATTACAGGTTGTTTTTTCAATCCGCTTGACATTCCAAATGGTCAGGACACCGTTTCTACCATTCCAACCAACTGCACGATCATCACTACCTCTCATGTCAACCATTGAAGAACTAGGATACGACAGATTTTTAATCTCATCTTTGACAAACCCAATAACCACATCTTCTTGATCATTTGCGCCTCTTGTGATTTCAATCTCGTAATAAAAGATGCCCAATAGTGGGGTAACATACGAGTCCATCAGTATGGTCACAACATTACCTTTGTTATTTGACCGAGGatacaaattgaaaacggtattttcaataaaaggTGTACGTATTTCTTTGCCATCTTCGGTGAGTAGAAGCTTTACATCTGTCTTTGGCATTTCTAATTTATACGGTAAAGAAACATCCCTATTTAGAAATTGATCGTTTTGCAGGGATGCCATGGATCCCCAGTTAATATTACCAGATAAGTAGTAGCCGCCATCTGAATGGGAGATATTAGCAATATCTATACCGTTTTCACGTGCCTGTCGTTCTAAAGACAATAGACTTGTTGAGCTTTTTCCGTGATTCAAGTATTTCAGTAAACTACCCGAATCTCCGTTGAGGGGATGGGACTTGCCGCTGCCATTAAAGTTATTGCCAGTGATGTTAGAGTTGGCAAGCTCAAAGTATGCATATTCCTGAGAGATCAAACTAATGTCTAACAAGTTTCTCAGATATTCTTGAGACTCAAGACTTTCATCCATGAAACTAACCGGATTCTTCCCTAAATATCCCTGGTTTGCTaaatatattattttctgCCATTGTAATGTGTCCGGCAACGATTTTAAGTCACCATCGTTAGAAAACTCGTTAATCAAGTGAGTTGAAAGTGATTGAAGTTTCATATATTCGGGTACCCTAGCCTCCCTTATTGTTAACTCAACCATATTGGATAATGCCCCACTGTTTGTAAATCGTCTTTACAGCTTAGTAGTTTATAAAAATATGCACTATTGGATATAAGAATGGTTAATTTGACACAATCTTAACAATTTGAGAAAGCAACTCGCGGCTTATCTTATCGGGTTGGAATTTGGTGCAACTCCCACATCCCAGTTACAATGGAAAACTTCAGAagtttctctcttgtttttAATGTATTTGAACCCGTTGAGGAGAATATATTAACTCCGTATAATATACAAAGAGGAAATGGACGTATAAATGAAAGTGAGAGATATAAAAAGGTAAACCCCTAGATAGATTGCATCATATCATGATATCAAAAGGAGGAAATCTAATAAATATGTTGAATGTTCTATTAGAAAATAAGGTACGATATAAGAGTGATTTAAGAAACacaatagaaaaaaaaaacgaatCCACGCTTAGTATCTGTAGTGATCTGGCTTGTATGGACCTTGCTCTGGGATGGATAAGTAATCTGCTTGAGCATTAGATAACTTGGTCAATTTAACTCCCAAGTGGTCCAAATGACATCTTGCAACGGTTTCatccaaaatctttggTAAGATGTGGACACCAACGGTGAAAGGACCAGTCTTTTCGAATTCTGGGTAAGTCTTTCTGAATTCCGCATCATTAGCCTTGAACAAAGCGATTTGGGCTAAAACTTGGTTAGAGAAGGAACATGACATGACAAAGGAGGAATGACCAGTTGCACAACCCAAGTTAACCAATCTTCCATCTGCTAATAAGATGACGTGTCTACCAGACTTCATAAGGTATCTGTCAACTTGTGGCTTGATGTTGATACATTCAACAGCGTTAGCCTTCAACCAAGCaacatcaatttcaatatcaaagtgACCAATGTTACAAACAATTGCATCTTCTGGCATTTGTTCGAAATGTGCACCAGTGATGATATCTCTACAACCGGTAGTTGTGACGAAAATTTGACCAATCTTAGCGACGTCATCCATAGTGTTGACTTCATAACCAGAAACTGCAGCTTGCAAAGCGTTAATTGGATCGACTTCAGTAACAATAACTCTTGCACCCATACCTCTAAGAGCCATAGCACAACCTTTACCAACATCACCGAAACCTGCAACAACTGCAACTTTACCAGCAACCATGACATCGGTTGCCCTCTTAATACCATCAATCAAAGATTCTCTACAACCGTATAAGTTGTCGAATTTGGACTTGGTAACGGAATCATTAACATTGATAGCTGGAATCTTCAAGACATTATCCTTGACCATCTTGTACAAGTTGTGGACACCAGTGGTAGTTTCTTCAGATAAACCGAAACAATCATCTAACATTTCTGGGTACTTGTCATGGACTAATTTAGTTAAATCACCACCAtcatccaaaatcaaattcaatttcttaCCATCCTTGAATGCAAATAGTTGTTGTTCAATACACCATTCGTACTCTTCTTCGGTTTCACCCTTCCAAGCGAAAACTGGAACACCAGCTGCGGCAATAGCTGCAGCAGCGTGATCCTGAGTGGAGTAGATGTTACAAGAAGACCAGGTAACTTCTGCACCTAACGCAACCAAAGTTTCAATTAAAACAGCAGTTTGGATGGTCATGTGTAAACAACCGGCAATTCTAGCACCCTTTAATGGTTGTGCTGGTCCGTACTTCTTTCTGATGTACATAAGACCTGGCATTTCATTTTCGGATAGTTCGATATCTTTTCTACCAAAGGCAGCTAAGGAGATATCTGCAACCTTGTAAGTTTGGGATGGAGCGGACATAGTTTGTTTCTTGTACGGTTGTTGGAgaggaaacaaaagaaagaaaaaaaacaaggaGGAAAACAATCAAACTCTTACAGATGAAGCATCAACGTATCCTGAGAGGACCCGAATCTTGGAAAAGACGAATATGCCCTTTTTATATGGAAAAGTGGTTATTCGAGCatgtgaaaaattttaacTATAGTGGATTTgaatgtgaaaaaaaaaaaaaaagaagtttgaaaattctGTTGAAGATCGTATACTGAGAAAAACGTGAGCGGAACGAGCCAGAGACATAATTTTGTCCTGTGTTGAGTATTTGCGTATACTTTAGATATCGTTCTTTTGGATGCATGTATATACACACACATATATATCAACCTAAACATATACATACTTGccataataataataatata carries:
- a CDS encoding uncharacterized protein (PKUD0C10110; similar to Saccharomyces cerevisiae YFR043C (IRC6); ancestral locus Anc_3.550), coding for MNRILIIGPPKVDMVEFVKRVFDQTLPSLPSVPKGEQNGVICEGLTIDNKYCCIEIDVFIDQTEDTTLESYDECVKELMSPEIQELRENVPFIIFIYLDSEVLEAHNQALSELEEQIKHDYVHANQDAGFEKILVHRLLYSERNLEKQTDELREEIVLFPWPAITKKTHAPLGEANKTIDKDSLDEMRLDSLERDMNMLRTARANHLYSGEKNLSAEEKGLVQKILDTHLGT
- a CDS encoding uncharacterized protein (PKUD0C10120); the protein is MQRLQKISRAAFSVNRSLVNTFKYAKQDQLYVHQLNNEITKVSFSEDPDKLAIGALKGLINEKDLLISPDNFIENKDFLNVLHKTYSDHAHKDQAYIYDALNYANNHMALSDYKKILKYMDERPETQNTVGYVLVDNKGAIVPDSYEQNDTYTLCNIDGIIKLSDFMAEKLQENL
- a CDS encoding uncharacterized protein (PKUD0C10130; similar to Saccharomyces cerevisiae YGL227W (VID30); ancestral locus Anc_3.544), giving the protein MVELTIREARVPEYMKLQSLSTHLINEFSNDGDLKSLPDTLQWQKIIYLANQGYLGKNPVSFMDESLESQEYLRNLLDISLISQEYAYFELANSNITGNNFNGSGKSHPLNGDSGSLLKYLNHGKSSTSLLSLERQARENGIDIANISHSDGGYYLSGNINWGSMASLQNDQFLNRDVSLPYKLEMPKTDVKLLLTEDGKEIRTPFIENTVFNLYPRSNNKGNVVTILMDSYVTPLLGIFYYEIEITRGANDQEDVVIGFVKDEIKNLSYPSSSMVDMRGSDDRAVGWNGRNGVLTIWNVKRIEKTTCNFGCNDVVGMGYNLYNDSFFITKNGYMICELGSIEMFLAKSFEGKKNVKGLVPSISLGSYSGARVNLGIRKDDPEFKFDISNYVKQNKLHFMDSLKKKNTKPFKLPDNTLISDSIDSDNDLTTYIDALVLGYLKYGGHESIVQALEADLKDLQRKIYIPPIQESSNTRLETKTLLQLCSLKRDLKQMIKNNDFYGLRKRLEIEYPGFLTTYRKIDFRIKVVELIYFFTTGKYEIEKCIRLASQLQMLFKEEEFKFYVNRITVLFSFKDPINSPLFKELYYGNKTKINRALIMAINEQNRLPLVSPLDTVILSTDQNLESMKDDSNGEKWPLLINLLEDYIMF
- a CDS encoding uncharacterized protein (PKUD0C10140; similar to Saccharomyces cerevisiae YER043C (SAH1); ancestral locus Anc_3.545), which translates into the protein MSAPSQTYKVADISLAAFGRKDIELSENEMPGLMYIRKKYGPAQPLKGARIAGCLHMTIQTAVLIETLVALGAEVTWSSCNIYSTQDHAAAAIAAAGVPVFAWKGETEEEYEWCIEQQLFAFKDGKKLNLILDDGGDLTKLVHDKYPEMLDDCFGLSEETTTGVHNLYKMVKDNVLKIPAINVNDSVTKSKFDNLYGCRESLIDGIKRATDVMVAGKVAVVAGFGDVGKGCAMALRGMGARVIVTEVDPINALQAAVSGYEVNTMDDVAKIGQIFVTTTGCRDIITGAHFEQMPEDAIVCNIGHFDIEIDVAWLKANAVECINIKPQVDRYLMKSGRHVILLADGRLVNLGCATGHSSFVMSCSFSNQVLAQIALFKANDAEFRKTYPEFEKTGPFTVGVHILPKILDETVARCHLDHLGVKLTKLSNAQADYLSIPEQGPYKPDHYRY